ATCAGATTCTGTTTCTAGAGTGACagtttcctccttttttttttttttttgcgagttCTCCGCGAAGACGTGAGGTTTCCGCGGGGCATTTTGGTGAGATTGCCTTTTTCTACGAATGTTGTTCTTTCCATGTTATCTGAAGTAGGAACAATAGCTGGGTGCGACttcttttcaaatgatttcGTTTCCATTCGATTTTAGTAGGTGGAATTTTGCTCATTGGCTTCTGCCAATTTCAGATTAAAACTTTGTAGGCATGTCGTGCTTGTCTGTTCTTGCTCTGTTCCAATGTTGCAGTTAAATGTATTAAATGGAAATATGCGATGAATGTTTCGCAGGGAACCGAGAAGAGTGAAGATTGTAGCGCTTGAGTTGTATGATTTTATTGCAGACATTGTAGTCGAAATGCAATGTGATTAGTTGATTGAATGAAGCCTGGCTGGGCATCATGGATGAGGGGGTGGGTGATGAAGTAGCAGCACTGGATGCGGCTGAGGGTGGTCATCTCCAAAGCAAGGAAAGTGAGTATTCACGCAAGACTGAAAGTGGCAGTATGTTGGAATCACAGGAAATGATTATTCCGGGGGAGGATGAGTACCATGAGAATGCATCTCGCGTGTTAGCTGATATTCTAGATGGTAAGaatgtaaataaaatttttagctCTTTGGACCCCCTTGATCGTCCATCTGTGAGTCCTCACTCGATGGATGATGTCAGTGGCTTGGTTGAGGAGTTAACGGTAATGAACTGTGACAATTTGAATTTGGCTATGGTGGGCACCTCAAAAAGTAGTGGTAGGATGGGAACTAGGATTAATCAATGGCAGCACATCTATCAGACGGCAGGTAGATCAGCAAATTCGAGCTCCCATGGCTATCCTGTGAACCGGGAGGGTAACAGTATCTCGGAGGACATAGGAGGCCCATCCTTTTCTGAACTATTGTCTCAAAAAGCATCAAGAGGTGATAGAAATGAAACCATGGAGCATCCACCTCATTCTGAAAATAAAGAACCTTTAGGTGGTGTTTTGGCTAATGGAGGTATTCGGACAAAAATGCTATCAAAGTCAGGATTCTCAGAGTTTTTTGTTAAGAACACTCTGAAGGGAAAGGGAATCATATTCAGAGGCCCACCTACCAATAATCTCTGTGTTGAGTCAAAAAGCCAGAATAATTTAAATGCAGCTAGTGGTTCCAAGATGGCTTCTGATGCATCGCTTAGTTCGAATCCCTCAAGTGTTGTGCCTTCTACTCGTGGTACCTGTGGGACCAATATTGTCTTCAGTTCTGATCCTGGTGGAGTCAATCTGAGAGAATGGCTTAGCGGTGCGCACAGAGATGTAAATAAAGTGGAgagattaaatattttcaagcaAATTGTGGATTTGGTGGATCACTCCCACTCCAAGGGGATTGCTTTGCATGACTCACGGCCATCTCATTTTACAGTGCTGCCATCGAATCGGGTCAAGTATGTAGGATCATCATTGGGGGGAGAGATTTCTGGAACCTTTGGAGACAAACATCTTCCAAGCAACAGTAACCAGATCATTGAGAAAAGGGTGCTAGAGCATGGTTTGGTTCGACCTTATAGTTCCAGTGCAAAGAAGCAAAAGCTCAATGAGGGCATCAATTATGTCCGGCAGAGGCCTCAGTATTATTCAAGACCAGGTTTAAAAGCTGAAGCTATGAGTGGCAGTGAGATGAGCATAGGTGACCCACAATACTCAGGCTATGTTTGCAGTGCAAAGAAACCGAGTACGGAATATGGATCACAAAAGTCTGGCGAGATTCCTGCTTTGAGTGCTGCTGCTGAGTCATTGACCACGGCAAGGTACCAGCTGGAAGAGAAGTGGTACAAGAGCCCTGAGGAACTCAATGAGGGATCAAGCCATACAGCATCAAATATGTACTGTCTGGGCGTTTTCCTTTTTGAGGTGCGATCTGATCTGGATATTGCCTGCTGTTCTGAAATTTGCATGAACTTGTGGGCGTTGGTCGCAAATGTCGTTTGTCCCTCCACATGGGGGATATTGCATATTGGTAGCACATGGGATGTGTAAACGTAGTATGATGAAATCTAAGCTAATTGTTTTTCGGGTATTTTACCATATGTTGTGCATATATTGCATTATAGACTTCACTGGGCAAGTGCACATGTTGCTTAAAAGGGGAGTACTATCCAAATTACGTACAACAAACCCAACTTGATATTCAGTTATATCATGTCACCTGATGCTGCTTTTTCTCACTGTTTGTATTGTGCATTCAATAATTGCTCTGTGTCAGCAAATgctttttgctttcattgcggATTTCCATTTGTAGAGTTTGAAGTAACACTATTAGTTAATATTGAACGCATTTATCTTTACAAAACTGCATAAACTGATTTGCTGAATCATATAGAATGTCTTAATCGATAATTTTCATAATTGACATAGTTTTTGTTGGCACGTGGGATTTGGAGGGAGAGCCGATTGATAAATAAACTTCTACAAGCATATTTATACGTCTTTTTCTAATCTTGATCCAGAAGTTGCACCcccatgaaaaattcaacaatTCTATTGTTTATCGCTTTTTAATGTTCTATTTAGCTTTGATGATTAAAGGTTTCTCTACCTCAAGTTGTTTCTAGCAATGGAAGGATAAACATGACCTTTTCTCTGTGAATCAAAGTGGTTACATTCTCATGTTATTGCCGCAACTTTTTGAATGGCAATTTTGCTCCGAATCTTGACAATGCTGTTTTTGATGGAGGCGGTGCTGGATCTTTTAGCCAGCTCCCTCACTTGGGGGCAAGGAGGAAAGTTTTCGTTTATGTGTAAGATCACCTTCCAGTAAAAGTAAAGCATAGCTTTCCCAGAAAATATAAGCTTTGCTTGCTTAGTTCTCAAGCTTGTAGTGTTAATATGTTTGCTACTTGTGATATCCTTGCATTGGATCAAATACATCTTTTCATGGTGTAGCTTGTGTTGCCTATTTCTATTCACAGAACTGTCTGTTACGGTCGGCTATATTGGTGCATCATTTTCTCTCTGGTGGATTCTTTTATATACCTTTGGTATCCCAGTGATAAGACACTTGTCTTCCTCTCATTTCTCTGATTTTGGCCTCAAAAGTTTGTAGCATTGTCAAACGTAGAGACCTATTTTGTTGTTGAAAGCTTTTCCTTGAGCATATGCAATTCAGGGTTATAATCACTTCCATTTTTCGTCAACTTTTTATCATGTCCTAGCTAGACCTATTATTTACATCCCCTACCActttatttattctttctaCTTATAGTTATCAAAAAAATGAGCAGGCATGTACTTGGCTGTAATATTTTCAATGAATATCTTTGTTCAGTTACTTGGTCGCTTCGACTGTGAAAAGGCTCGGAATGCAGCAATGATGAATCTTCGCCATAGGATTCTTCCCCCCAGTTTCTTGTCTGAAAATCCAAAAGAAGCTGGATTCTGCTTGTGGCTACTACATCCCGATCCTTCTTCACGCCCAACTTGCAGGTAGTGTTAATCTACCCACCTGTCTGTGCAATAAAATCTGTGGTGATCTGGCATGGTCCACATTTGGGTCCCAAACGAAATAATTTGCCCTCATCATGGCTTGTTCGGGGAGATGTATTAAGATTATGGATGAATCTAAAGTATTGTTATATTGGTTAAACAGCAATGTCCCTATGTTACTTCAGCTTTTTAATTGAGGCCACATCTCTTTATGTATATGGTATGAATATGACATGCGTGTGGCCCATGGGTGTCTTATAGGGATATACTTCATCTCGACATTGAGGTTTTTCCTAAGACTCCAATACCTTTTCTTATGTTGAAGTAAAGAAACACTTATGTAAAGAAAAAAGCACTAAATAAAGGAACATTAACCAATTTCTTATTCTATCAAGAGTGTTGGTTATTGCTCCTTTATTTTGCAATCAAAAACTCAACTACACTTATTCTAAGACCAAAGTCTTTTCCATTTGTAGATGGAGCTTCAACAACAACTAGGTTTAGAGGGAAGTTATGAACATTACGTTCATGCATAACTTCCATACCAAGATTAGCTCGATTAATAATATCAGCCCAGGTATTAATTACACGACCATGACTATCAACTACGGATTGgttgaaattgaaatcatttaGGTTGAAAGCCATAGTGCTGTTTACCTAAAGCAGTAAACCAAATACCTACTATAGGCCAAGCAACTAGGTAGAAGTGTGAAGAACGAGAATTGTTGAAACTAGCATATTGGAAGATCAATCGGCCAAAATAACCATGAGCAGCTAC
The sequence above is drawn from the Rhodamnia argentea isolate NSW1041297 chromosome 9, ASM2092103v1, whole genome shotgun sequence genome and encodes:
- the LOC115729825 gene encoding protein SPA1-RELATED 2: MDEGVGDEVAALDAAEGGHLQSKESEYSRKTESGSMLESQEMIIPGEDEYHENASRVLADILDGKNVNKIFSSLDPLDRPSVSPHSMDDVSGLVEELTVMNCDNLNLAMVGTSKSSGRMGTRINQWQHIYQTAGRSANSSSHGYPVNREGNSISEDIGGPSFSELLSQKASRGDRNETMEHPPHSENKEPLGGVLANGGIRTKMLSKSGFSEFFVKNTLKGKGIIFRGPPTNNLCVESKSQNNLNAASGSKMASDASLSSNPSSVVPSTRGTCGTNIVFSSDPGGVNLREWLSGAHRDVNKVERLNIFKQIVDLVDHSHSKGIALHDSRPSHFTVLPSNRVKYVGSSLGGEISGTFGDKHLPSNSNQIIEKRVLEHGLVRPYSSSAKKQKLNEGINYVRQRPQYYSRPGLKAEAMSGSEMSIGDPQYSGYVCSAKKPSTEYGSQKSGEIPALSAAAESLTTARYQLEEKWYKSPEELNEGSSHTASNMYCLGVFLFELLGRFDCEKARNAAMMNLRHRILPPSFLSENPKEAGFCLWLLHPDPSSRPTCREILESEVLSGLKEVCPEELSSSIEQDDAESELLLHFLITSKEHKQKCASKLVENISCLEADIKEIGRRRHAIGLADSFDPKENKLYLKELSTPEIPPHLSPVLNPVESRWMGSMGQLESAYFSMRSRMQLPETDSTTRADNDVLKNCENGGLPNNSEEQKDGSDRLGAFFNGLCKYARYSKFAVRGILRNGEFNSSANVICSLSFDRDEDYFAAAGISKKIKIFEFDALFNRSVDIHYPVIEMLNRSKLSCTCWNNYIRNYLASTDYDGVVKLWDASTGQGFSEFREHEKRAWSVDFSPVCPTKLASGSDDCSVKLWSINERSCLGTIRSIANVCCVQFSPHSTHLLAFGSADYRTYCYDLRNARTPWCVLAGHEKAVSYVKFLDSETIVTASTDNTLKLWDLNKTSSSGPSNNACSLTFSGHTNEKNFVGLSVANGYITCGSETNEVFTYYRSLPMPITSYKFGSIDPISGKETEDDNGQFVSSVCWRGKSDMVVAANSSGCIKVLQMV